The Pseudomonas sp. G2-4 genome window below encodes:
- a CDS encoding GMC family oxidoreductase, whose product MPIPDPFREGLARGWITYNGAQLTQNLTLEADVAIIGSGAGGGTTAEILSAAGYNVLLIEEGPLKTSHDFKLLEDQAYTSLYQEGLGRLSKDGAITILQGRAVGGTTLINWTSCFRTPDQTLDHWAAEHNVKGHSPAEMAPWFEQMERRLGVAPWLIPPNANNDVIRKGCEQLGYSWHVIPRNVRGCWNLGYCGMGCPTNAKQSMLVTTIPATLDKGGALLYLARADHLTIKNDAVTGLECVAMDERCVAPTGRRITVRARHYVLAGGGINSPALLLRSDAPDPHERLGKRTFLHLVNMSAGQFDEVINPFYGAPQSIYSDHFQWQDGTAGKMSYKLEVPPLHPALAATLLGGFGSENALHMAQLPHTHAMLALLRDGFHPDSPGGNVELRSDGTPVLDYAVSPYAWDGLRRAFHSMAEIQFAGGAKTVMPMHSDARYVKTLAEARTLIDGLDLALYRTRLGSAHVMGGCAMGEDPKTAVTDSLGRHHQLGNLSIHDGSLFPTSIGANPQLSVYGLTAQLATSLAERLKKS is encoded by the coding sequence ATGCCCATACCCGATCCCTTCCGCGAAGGCCTGGCCCGTGGCTGGATCACCTACAACGGCGCGCAGTTGACCCAGAACCTGACCCTGGAAGCGGACGTGGCGATCATCGGCAGCGGCGCGGGGGGCGGCACCACGGCCGAAATCCTCAGCGCAGCCGGCTACAACGTGTTGCTGATCGAGGAAGGCCCACTCAAGACCAGCCATGACTTCAAGCTGCTCGAGGACCAGGCCTACACCAGCCTCTACCAGGAAGGCCTCGGGCGCCTGAGCAAGGACGGCGCCATCACCATTCTCCAGGGCCGGGCGGTCGGTGGCACGACGTTGATCAACTGGACCTCCTGCTTCCGCACACCCGACCAGACCCTCGACCACTGGGCGGCCGAGCACAACGTCAAGGGCCACAGCCCCGCTGAAATGGCGCCCTGGTTTGAGCAGATGGAACGACGCCTGGGTGTGGCGCCCTGGCTGATCCCACCCAATGCCAACAACGACGTAATCCGCAAAGGCTGTGAGCAATTGGGTTATAGCTGGCACGTGATTCCGCGCAATGTGCGCGGCTGCTGGAACCTGGGCTATTGCGGCATGGGCTGCCCGACCAACGCCAAACAGTCGATGCTGGTCACCACCATTCCGGCCACGCTGGACAAGGGTGGGGCACTGCTTTACCTGGCGCGGGCCGACCATCTGACCATCAAGAACGATGCGGTCACCGGGCTTGAGTGCGTGGCCATGGACGAGCGCTGCGTGGCGCCGACTGGGCGACGCATTACGGTCAGGGCGCGCCACTACGTACTGGCCGGCGGTGGTATCAACAGCCCGGCCCTGCTGCTGCGCTCCGACGCGCCGGACCCGCATGAACGCCTGGGCAAGCGCACTTTCCTGCATCTGGTGAACATGTCCGCCGGGCAATTCGACGAGGTCATCAACCCGTTCTACGGCGCGCCGCAGTCGATTTATTCGGATCATTTCCAATGGCAGGATGGTACTGCCGGCAAGATGTCCTACAAGCTTGAGGTCCCGCCCTTGCATCCGGCTCTCGCCGCCACGCTATTGGGCGGGTTCGGCAGCGAGAACGCCCTGCACATGGCGCAACTGCCCCACACCCACGCCATGCTGGCGTTGTTACGCGACGGGTTTCATCCGGACAGCCCCGGCGGCAACGTCGAGTTGCGCAGCGACGGCACGCCCGTGCTCGATTACGCGGTGTCGCCCTACGCCTGGGACGGTTTGCGCCGGGCATTCCACAGCATGGCCGAGATTCAGTTCGCCGGCGGCGCCAAGACGGTCATGCCGATGCACAGCGATGCCCGCTACGTGAAAACCCTGGCCGAAGCCCGCACGCTGATCGACGGCTTGGACCTTGCTTTGTACCGCACGCGCCTGGGCAGCGCCCACGTGATGGGTGGCTGTGCCATGGGAGAAGATCCGAAAACCGCCGTCACCGACAGCCTTGGCCGTCATCATCAACTGGGTAATCTTTCGATCCATGACGGCTCGCTGTTCCCCACCAGCATCGGCGCCAACCCACAGTTGTCGGTGTACGGTCTGACCGCTCAACTGGCGACTTCCTTGGCCGAACGTCTGAAAAAATCATGA
- the coaD gene encoding pantetheine-phosphate adenylyltransferase, translating into MNRVLYPGTFDPITKGHGDLVERASRLFDHVIIAVAASPKKNPLFPLEQRVDLAREVTKHLPNVEVVGFSTLLAHFAKEKNANVFLRGLRAVSDFEYEFQLANMNRQLAPDVESLFLTPSERYSFISSTLVREIAALGGDITKFVHPAVADALTLRFKK; encoded by the coding sequence ATGAACCGAGTGTTGTACCCAGGTACCTTCGACCCTATTACCAAGGGCCATGGCGATCTGGTCGAACGCGCCTCGCGCCTGTTCGACCACGTGATCATTGCCGTCGCCGCCAGCCCGAAGAAAAACCCGCTGTTCCCGCTGGAACAACGTGTAGATCTGGCTCGCGAGGTCACCAAACATCTGCCCAACGTGGAGGTGGTCGGTTTCTCGACGCTGTTGGCGCATTTCGCCAAGGAAAAGAACGCCAATGTGTTCCTGCGCGGCCTGCGGGCGGTCTCGGACTTCGAGTACGAGTTCCAGCTGGCCAACATGAACCGTCAGCTGGCACCGGACGTCGAGAGCCTTTTCCTGACACCGTCGGAGCGTTACTCCTTTATTTCTTCGACCCTGGTGCGGGAAATCGCGGCCTTGGGCGGTGATATCACCAAATTCGTCCACCCGGCCGTGGCCGATGCGCTGACCCTGCGCTTCAAGAAATAA
- a CDS encoding YfhL family 4Fe-4S dicluster ferredoxin, translated as MSLIITDDCINCDVCEPECPNEAISQGEEIYVIDPNLCTQCVGHYDEPQCQQVCPVDCIPLDEAHPETEEQLMAKYRKITGKD; from the coding sequence ATGTCCCTGATCATCACCGACGACTGCATCAATTGCGACGTCTGCGAACCCGAGTGCCCGAACGAAGCCATTTCCCAAGGCGAAGAGATCTACGTCATCGACCCGAACCTGTGCACCCAATGCGTCGGCCACTACGACGAACCCCAGTGCCAGCAGGTCTGCCCGGTGGATTGCATCCCGCTCGACGAAGCTCATCCGGAAACGGAAGAGCAGTTGATGGCAAAGTATCGCAAGATTACGGGTAAGGATTGA
- a CDS encoding multidrug transporter: MNLLRPVVLALLLSVGLPALANEGSGDPRYTIQNPPAFAMIGDLLIARPLLLAATVIGAGAFVVSLPFTALGGGVGDAGKALVVDPAKATFVRCLGCVGEGFERQE; the protein is encoded by the coding sequence ATGAATCTGCTTCGACCTGTTGTTCTTGCGCTGCTGCTGAGTGTCGGTTTGCCTGCCTTGGCGAACGAAGGCAGCGGTGACCCGCGCTACACCATCCAGAATCCTCCCGCTTTCGCCATGATCGGCGACCTGCTGATCGCCCGCCCGCTGCTGCTCGCCGCCACTGTGATCGGTGCCGGGGCATTTGTGGTGTCCCTGCCTTTTACTGCGCTGGGCGGTGGGGTTGGTGATGCGGGGAAAGCGTTGGTGGTGGACCCGGCGAAGGCCACGTTTGTGCGGTGCCTGGGGTGCGTTGGGGAAGGATTTGAACGGCAGGAGTGA
- the mutM gene encoding bifunctional DNA-formamidopyrimidine glycosylase/DNA-(apurinic or apyrimidinic site) lyase — translation MPELPEVETTRRGIAPHLEGQRVSRVVVRDRRLRWPIPEDLDVRLSGQRIVLVERRAKYLLINAEVGTLISHLGMSGNLRLVEVGMPAAKHEHVDIELESGLALRYTDPRRFGAMLWSLDPLNHELLIRLGPEPLTDLFDGERLFQLSRGRSMAVKPFIMDNAVVVGVGNIYATEALFAAGIDPRRAAGGISRARYLKLAIEIKRILAHAIERGGTTLRDFIGGDGQPGYFQQELFVYGRGGELCKVCGTGLREIRLGQRASVWCPRCQS, via the coding sequence ATGCCAGAACTGCCGGAAGTCGAAACCACCCGCCGCGGAATCGCGCCCCACCTTGAAGGCCAGCGGGTCAGTCGCGTGGTGGTACGCGACCGCCGCCTGCGCTGGCCGATTCCGGAAGACCTCGATGTGCGGCTTTCGGGCCAACGCATCGTGCTGGTGGAGCGGCGGGCCAAGTACCTGCTGATCAACGCCGAAGTCGGCACCTTGATCAGTCATTTGGGCATGTCCGGCAACTTGCGATTGGTGGAAGTCGGCATGCCCGCCGCCAAGCATGAGCACGTGGACATCGAGCTGGAATCCGGCCTGGCCCTGCGCTACACCGACCCGCGGCGTTTCGGGGCGATGCTCTGGAGCCTCGACCCGCTCAACCATGAACTGTTGATTCGCCTCGGACCGGAGCCGTTGACCGATCTGTTCGATGGCGAACGTTTGTTCCAGCTCTCCCGTGGCCGTTCCATGGCGGTCAAACCGTTCATCATGGACAACGCGGTGGTGGTGGGTGTGGGCAATATCTACGCGACCGAGGCGCTGTTTGCCGCCGGCATCGACCCGCGCCGCGCGGCCGGAGGTATTTCCCGGGCGCGTTACCTGAAGCTGGCGATCGAGATCAAACGCATCCTCGCCCATGCCATCGAGCGTGGCGGTACCACGTTGCGGGATTTCATTGGTGGCGACGGCCAGCCCGGCTACTTCCAGCAGGAATTGTTCGTCTACGGCCGGGGCGGGGAGCTGTGCAAGGTGTGTGGCACAGGGTTGCGGGAAATCCGCCTGGGCCAGCGCGCCAGTGTCTGGTGTCCACGCTGCCAGAGCTGA
- a CDS encoding HDOD domain-containing protein — protein sequence MPPQPQIMVDLQMEQYMPDPDLETIAKLISQDPGLSGALLKIVNSPYYGLRNKITSIQRAVNLLGSRSIINLINAQSIKGELHDDAIVTLNRFWDTAQDVAMTCLTLAKRVGLENGDEAYALGLFHDCGVPLMLKQFPNYMSVLEEAYANASAECRVVDTENRVFNTNHAVVGYYTSKSWRLPDHVSQAIANHHNALAVFSDDSSRNNSQLKNLLAILKMSENICASHRVLGNQAEDHEWDSVGALVLDYIGLSEYDFQTQKQEIRDLATR from the coding sequence GTGCCGCCCCAGCCGCAGATCATGGTGGATCTGCAGATGGAGCAGTACATGCCCGATCCGGACCTGGAGACGATCGCCAAGTTGATCTCCCAGGACCCGGGGCTTTCAGGGGCCTTGCTCAAGATCGTCAATTCACCGTATTACGGCCTGCGCAACAAGATCACCTCGATCCAGCGTGCGGTGAACCTGTTGGGCAGCCGCTCGATCATCAACCTGATCAATGCGCAGTCGATCAAGGGCGAGCTGCACGATGATGCCATCGTCACCTTGAACCGCTTCTGGGATACGGCCCAGGACGTGGCGATGACCTGCCTGACCCTGGCCAAGCGCGTCGGCCTGGAGAATGGCGACGAAGCCTACGCATTGGGCTTGTTCCACGATTGCGGCGTGCCGTTGATGCTCAAGCAGTTCCCCAACTACATGAGCGTGCTGGAGGAGGCCTACGCCAATGCCAGCGCCGAGTGCCGGGTGGTGGACACCGAGAACCGTGTGTTCAACACCAATCATGCGGTGGTCGGTTACTACACCTCAAAATCCTGGCGCCTGCCGGATCACGTCAGCCAGGCCATCGCCAACCACCACAATGCCCTGGCGGTTTTCAGCGACGACTCTTCACGCAACAACAGCCAGCTGAAAAACCTGCTGGCGATCCTGAAGATGTCCGAGAACATCTGTGCTTCCCACCGGGTGCTGGGCAATCAGGCCGAAGACCACGAGTGGGATAGCGTCGGAGCGCTGGTGCTCGATTACATCGGTTTGTCGGAATACGACTTCCAGACCCAGAAACAGGAAATCCGCGACCTCGCTACTCGCTGA
- a CDS encoding class I SAM-dependent rRNA methyltransferase has protein sequence MSLPSLRLKANADRRLRAGHLWVYSNEIDVAATPLHGFKAGDQAILEAAGGKPLGIVAMSPNNLICARLLSRDVKLPLDKSLLVHRLNVALSLRERLFDKPFYRLVYGDSDLLPGLVVDRFGDILVVQIASATMEAHKEDVIAALTQVLKPSGILFKNDSAARDAEGLNRYVETVFGLVPEWVALEENGVKFEAPVMEGQKTGWFYDHRMNRARLAPYAKGKRVLDLFSYIGGWGVQAAAFGASEVFCVDASAFALDGVERNAALNGFAEKLTCIEGDVFEALKELKASEERFDVIVADPPAFIKRKKDLKNGEGAYRRLNEQAMRLLSKDGILVSASCSMHLPEDDLQNILLTSARHLDRNIQLLERGGQGPDHPVHPAIAETRYIKSITCRLLPNS, from the coding sequence ATGTCCCTGCCTAGCCTGCGCCTCAAAGCCAACGCCGACCGTCGCCTGCGCGCCGGCCACCTGTGGGTCTACAGTAACGAAATCGACGTGGCCGCCACTCCGCTGCACGGTTTCAAGGCCGGCGACCAGGCCATCCTCGAGGCCGCCGGTGGCAAACCGCTGGGCATCGTCGCAATGAGCCCCAACAACCTGATCTGCGCCCGCCTGCTGTCCCGTGACGTTAAACTGCCACTGGACAAATCCCTGCTGGTGCATCGCCTCAACGTGGCGTTGTCGTTGCGCGAGCGGCTGTTCGACAAGCCGTTCTATCGCCTGGTCTACGGTGATTCCGACTTGTTGCCGGGCCTGGTGGTCGACCGTTTCGGCGACATTCTTGTGGTGCAGATCGCTTCCGCCACCATGGAAGCCCATAAAGAAGACGTGATCGCCGCCCTCACCCAGGTGCTCAAGCCCAGCGGCATTCTGTTCAAGAACGATTCCGCCGCCCGTGACGCCGAAGGCCTGAACCGCTACGTCGAGACCGTGTTCGGCCTCGTGCCGGAATGGGTCGCCTTGGAAGAGAACGGCGTGAAGTTCGAAGCACCGGTGATGGAAGGTCAGAAAACCGGCTGGTTCTACGACCACCGCATGAACCGTGCACGCCTGGCGCCGTACGCCAAGGGCAAACGCGTCCTGGACTTGTTCAGCTACATCGGTGGTTGGGGCGTGCAAGCGGCGGCATTCGGTGCCAGTGAAGTGTTCTGTGTCGACGCCTCGGCCTTCGCTCTCGACGGTGTCGAGCGCAACGCGGCGCTCAATGGCTTCGCCGAGAAGCTGACCTGCATCGAAGGCGACGTGTTCGAAGCCCTGAAGGAACTCAAGGCCAGTGAAGAGCGTTTCGACGTGATCGTGGCCGACCCGCCGGCCTTCATCAAGCGCAAGAAAGACCTGAAAAACGGTGAAGGCGCCTATCGCCGCCTCAACGAACAGGCCATGCGCCTGCTCAGCAAGGACGGCATCCTGGTCAGCGCTTCGTGCTCGATGCACCTGCCCGAAGACGACCTGCAAAACATCCTGCTGACCAGTGCCCGTCACCTGGACCGCAACATTCAGTTGCTCGAGCGCGGCGGCCAGGGGCCGGACCATCCGGTGCACCCGGCCATTGCCGAAACCCGCTACATCAAGAGCATCACCTGCCGGCTGTTGCCCAACAGCTGA
- a CDS encoding MFS transporter has translation MTDPQNRLVNRKPATVGLLMTLTLLGVFPIDVVLPSFPALSEQFERPSSDIALSVSLYAIGIALAQLVIGPLSDTIGRKKLLLAGITVAATGATGCVFATEFGFFLLFRIIQALGCGCFVLSQALIQDLFTSDEQPRLRIFLVTCGGIFISTSPLAGTWLQSWMGWRGSFLVFIALAVVAFLGACLLLRASIMDSNPRHLNFMKAYRNVCSDFSFLAYWLTSALAFSCHFSFIVISPLVFIDQLQLSPRAFSLVLLAYGLAYIGGGAIAAALSNRIDTQTQIITGLCLILMAGVLMMVSLRYLGSTVATLLLPMIICTTGTTIARAAAHTRAMNIFPGQAGTSASAGSVLIFIVGGLTSAAISASPLDLQLTLGLCLILLSLLGLLLNTLARHRHRGLLAG, from the coding sequence ATGACTGATCCGCAAAATCGCCTGGTTAACCGAAAGCCTGCCACCGTTGGCTTATTGATGACGCTCACATTGCTCGGCGTCTTTCCTATCGATGTTGTGCTGCCGTCTTTTCCTGCCCTTTCCGAGCAATTCGAACGGCCATCGTCGGACATCGCCCTGTCTGTCAGCTTGTACGCGATCGGCATTGCACTGGCGCAACTGGTGATCGGTCCGCTCTCCGACACGATCGGTCGCAAGAAACTGTTATTGGCCGGCATTACCGTTGCAGCCACTGGCGCAACCGGCTGCGTATTCGCTACTGAATTTGGATTCTTCCTGCTGTTTCGCATCATCCAGGCCTTGGGATGCGGTTGTTTCGTGCTGTCCCAGGCATTGATTCAGGATCTTTTTACAAGCGATGAGCAGCCGCGCTTACGCATATTCCTGGTCACCTGCGGGGGGATTTTCATTTCCACCTCACCGTTGGCCGGCACCTGGCTGCAGAGCTGGATGGGTTGGCGTGGCAGTTTCCTGGTGTTCATCGCCCTGGCGGTCGTTGCATTCCTGGGCGCCTGTCTCTTGCTGCGCGCTTCGATAATGGACAGCAACCCCAGGCACCTGAATTTCATGAAGGCCTATCGAAACGTATGCAGCGACTTCAGCTTCTTGGCTTATTGGCTCACGTCAGCTCTGGCGTTTTCCTGCCACTTCTCGTTCATCGTCATCTCGCCGCTGGTTTTCATCGACCAATTGCAACTCTCGCCCCGGGCTTTCTCGCTTGTCCTGCTAGCCTACGGACTGGCCTACATCGGCGGAGGAGCAATCGCTGCCGCGCTGAGCAACCGAATCGACACTCAAACGCAGATCATCACCGGCCTGTGTCTGATTCTGATGGCGGGTGTCCTGATGATGGTGTCCTTGCGTTATCTCGGCTCGACGGTAGCAACCCTATTGCTACCCATGATTATCTGCACCACCGGAACGACGATTGCCCGGGCAGCGGCCCACACCCGGGCAATGAATATATTCCCGGGGCAAGCCGGTACGTCCGCCTCGGCCGGTAGCGTACTGATCTTCATTGTCGGCGGGCTGACCAGTGCCGCGATCAGTGCCTCCCCGCTGGACTTGCAGCTGACGCTGGGCCTGTGCCTGATACTGCTCAGTCTCCTGGGTCTACTGCTCAATACCCTGGCCCGGCATCGCCACAGGGGACTGTTGGCAGGCTGA
- the ilvD gene encoding dihydroxy-acid dehydratase: MPDYRSKTSTHGRNMAGARALWRATGMKDDDFKKPIIAIANSFTQFVPGHVHLKDLGQLVAREIERAGGVAKEFNTIAVDDGIAMGHDGMLYSLPSREIIADSVEYMVNAHCADAIVCISNCDKITPGMLMAALRLNIPVIFVSGGPMEAGKTKLASHGLDLVDAMVIAADSSASDEKVAEYERSACPTCGSCSGMFTANSMNCLTEALGLALPGNGSTLATHSDREQLFLQAGRTIVELCKRYYGENDESVLPRNIANFKAFENAMTLDIAMGGSTNTILHLLAAAQEAEIDFDLRDIDRLSRHVPQLCKVAPNIQKYHMEDVHRAGGIFSILGSLARGGLLHTDLPTVHSKTMAEGIAKWDITQTTDEAVHHFFKAGPAGIPTQTAFSQSTRWETLDDDRENGCIRSVEHAYSQEGGLAVLYGNIALDGCVVKTAGVDESIHVFEGNAKIFESQDSAVRGILADEVKAGDIVIIRYEGPKGGPGMQEMLYPTSYLKSKGLGKACALLTDGRFSGGTSGLSIGHASPEAAAGGAIGLVRDGDKVLIDIPNRSINLLVSDEELAGRRAEQDKKGWKPVEVRPRKVTTALKAYALLATSADKGAVRNKAMLDGL; this comes from the coding sequence ATGCCTGATTACCGCTCGAAAACATCCACCCACGGCCGCAACATGGCCGGCGCCCGTGCCTTGTGGCGCGCCACGGGGATGAAAGATGACGACTTCAAGAAGCCGATCATCGCTATTGCCAACTCCTTCACCCAGTTCGTACCAGGCCACGTGCATCTCAAGGATCTGGGCCAGCTGGTTGCCCGGGAAATCGAACGCGCCGGCGGCGTAGCGAAAGAATTCAACACTATCGCCGTGGACGACGGCATCGCCATGGGCCACGACGGCATGCTCTATTCGCTGCCGAGCCGCGAGATCATCGCCGACTCCGTCGAATACATGGTCAATGCCCACTGCGCCGACGCCATCGTGTGCATTTCCAACTGCGACAAGATCACCCCAGGCATGCTCATGGCCGCCCTGCGCCTGAACATCCCGGTGATCTTCGTTTCCGGCGGTCCGATGGAAGCGGGCAAGACCAAGCTCGCCAGCCACGGTCTCGACCTGGTGGATGCCATGGTCATTGCCGCCGACTCCAGCGCTTCTGACGAGAAAGTCGCCGAGTACGAGCGTAGCGCCTGCCCGACCTGCGGTTCATGCTCCGGCATGTTCACCGCCAACTCGATGAACTGCCTGACCGAAGCCTTGGGCCTGGCCCTGCCAGGCAACGGTTCCACCCTGGCCACCCACAGCGACCGCGAACAGCTGTTCCTGCAGGCCGGCCGGACCATCGTCGAGTTGTGCAAGCGCTACTATGGCGAGAACGACGAGTCGGTGTTGCCGCGCAACATTGCCAACTTCAAGGCGTTCGAAAACGCCATGACCCTGGACATCGCCATGGGCGGTTCCACCAACACCATCCTGCATTTGCTGGCCGCCGCCCAGGAAGCCGAGATCGATTTCGACCTGCGCGACATCGACCGCCTGTCCCGTCACGTGCCGCAACTGTGCAAGGTCGCGCCGAACATCCAGAAGTACCACATGGAAGATGTCCACCGCGCTGGCGGGATCTTCAGCATCCTTGGCTCCCTGGCCCGTGGCGGTTTGCTGCACACCGACCTGCCGACCGTGCACAGCAAGACCATGGCCGAAGGCATCGCCAAGTGGGACATCACCCAGACCACCGACGAAGCCGTGCATCATTTCTTCAAGGCCGGCCCGGCGGGCATTCCGACGCAAACCGCGTTCAGCCAGTCGACCCGCTGGGAAACCCTGGACGACGACCGTGAAAACGGCTGCATCCGCAGTGTCGAGCACGCGTATTCCCAAGAAGGCGGCCTGGCCGTGCTTTACGGCAACATCGCCCTGGACGGCTGCGTGGTGAAAACCGCCGGCGTCGATGAGTCGATCCATGTGTTCGAAGGCAACGCCAAGATCTTCGAAAGCCAGGACAGCGCGGTGCGCGGAATCCTCGCCGACGAAGTGAAGGCCGGCGATATCGTGATCATCCGCTACGAAGGCCCGAAAGGCGGTCCGGGCATGCAGGAAATGCTCTACCCCACCTCCTACCTGAAGTCCAAGGGCCTGGGCAAAGCCTGCGCCTTGCTGACCGATGGTCGTTTCTCCGGAGGTACCTCAGGCCTGTCCATCGGCCACGCTTCGCCGGAAGCCGCAGCTGGCGGTGCCATTGGCCTGGTGCGGGACGGCGACAAGGTGCTGATCGACATTCCAAACCGCTCGATCAACCTGTTGGTCAGCGATGAAGAACTGGCCGGACGTCGCGCCGAACAGGACAAGAAAGGCTGGAAGCCTGTGGAAGTGCGTCCGCGCAAAGTCACAACGGCACTCAAGGCCTACGCCCTGCTCGCCACCAGCGCCGACAAGGGCGCGGTGCGGAACAAGGCGATGCTCGACGGGCTGTAA
- a CDS encoding haloacid dehalogenase-like hydrolase: protein MKLVPHLLAVALGLGLMGQAFATDLKHWPAEQAKALDTMIAANANKGNYAVFDMDNTSYRYDLEESLLPFMENKGLITRETLDPSLKLMPFKDTADHKESLFSYYYRLCEVDDMVCYPWVAQVFSGFTLKELKGYVDELMASGKPVPTTYYDGDKVVNYEVNPPKIFTGQAELYNKLMENGIEVYVMTAASEELVRMVASDPKYGYNLKPQNVIGVTTLLKDRKTGELTTARKQITAGKYDEKANLGLEYTPYLWTPATWMAGKHAAILTYIDEWKKPVLVAGDTPSSDGYMLFHDVDVAKGGIHLWINRKDKYMAQINGMMAKHAAAQAKEGLPVTADKNWVIVKPEDIQ from the coding sequence ATGAAGCTCGTACCTCACCTTCTCGCTGTTGCCTTGGGCCTGGGCCTCATGGGGCAGGCATTCGCCACCGATCTCAAGCACTGGCCGGCGGAACAGGCCAAGGCACTGGACACGATGATCGCGGCCAATGCCAACAAGGGCAACTACGCGGTGTTCGACATGGACAACACCAGCTACCGCTACGATCTTGAAGAATCGTTGCTGCCGTTCATGGAGAACAAGGGCCTCATCACCCGTGAAACCCTGGACCCTTCCTTGAAGCTGATGCCGTTCAAGGACACGGCCGATCACAAGGAAAGCCTGTTCAGTTATTACTACCGTCTGTGCGAAGTGGACGACATGGTCTGCTACCCGTGGGTTGCCCAGGTGTTCTCCGGTTTTACCCTCAAGGAACTCAAGGGCTACGTCGATGAGTTGATGGCTTCGGGCAAGCCGGTGCCAACCACGTATTACGACGGCGACAAGGTGGTGAACTACGAGGTCAACCCGCCCAAAATCTTCACCGGCCAGGCCGAGCTGTACAACAAACTGATGGAAAATGGCATCGAGGTCTATGTCATGACCGCGGCGTCGGAAGAGCTGGTGCGCATGGTCGCTTCCGATCCGAAGTACGGCTACAACCTCAAGCCGCAGAACGTGATCGGCGTGACCACGTTGCTCAAGGATCGCAAGACTGGCGAACTGACCACTGCCCGCAAGCAGATTACCGCCGGTAAATATGACGAGAAAGCCAACCTGGGCCTGGAGTACACGCCTTACCTGTGGACCCCGGCGACCTGGATGGCCGGTAAGCACGCGGCGATCCTGACCTACATCGATGAATGGAAAAAACCGGTGCTCGTGGCCGGCGACACGCCAAGCAGCGATGGCTACATGCTGTTCCACGATGTGGACGTGGCCAAGGGCGGCATCCACCTGTGGATTAACCGCAAGGACAAATACATGGCCCAGATTAACGGGATGATGGCCAAGCACGCCGCTGCCCAGGCCAAGGAAGGGTTGCCGGTTACCGCGGACAAGAACTGGGTGATCGTCAAGCCGGAGGATATCCAGTAA
- a CDS encoding dihydrofolate reductase produces MKKTLPLSLIAALGENRVIGVDNSMPWHLPGDFKYFKATTLGKPIIMGRKTWDSLGRPLPGRLNIVVSRQPDLVLEGAEVFSALEAAVERAEAWALEQGVDELMLIGGAQLYAQALEQADRLYLTRVALSPEGDAWFPEFDSSQWKLVSNQPNPAEGDKPAYSFEVWEKSKKLG; encoded by the coding sequence ATGAAAAAAACTCTCCCCCTAAGCCTGATCGCAGCCCTCGGTGAAAACCGTGTGATCGGCGTCGACAACAGCATGCCCTGGCACCTGCCGGGGGATTTCAAATACTTCAAGGCCACCACCTTGGGCAAGCCGATCATCATGGGGCGCAAGACCTGGGATTCCCTCGGCCGGCCGTTGCCGGGGCGCCTGAACATCGTGGTCAGTCGTCAGCCGGATCTGGTGCTGGAGGGGGCGGAGGTCTTTTCCGCACTCGAGGCCGCGGTGGAACGAGCCGAGGCCTGGGCATTGGAACAGGGTGTCGATGAGCTCATGTTGATCGGCGGTGCCCAACTGTACGCCCAGGCCCTGGAGCAGGCCGATCGGCTGTACCTCACCCGCGTGGCGCTGAGCCCGGAGGGGGATGCGTGGTTTCCGGAATTTGATTCAAGCCAGTGGAAGTTGGTTTCGAACCAACCGAACCCGGCGGAAGGGGACAAGCCGGCCTACAGCTTTGAGGTGTGGGAGAAGTCAAAAAAGCTCGGATAA